The region CCCAGGAACTCAAAGAGGTCTACTATTATCTGGGCGTCTCGCTCGACCAGTTGGGCGACAAAAAAGGCGCACGCGAAGCTTACGGCCAGATTTACACGTATGACATTAAATTCAAAGACGTGAAAGACCGCTACGAAGCGTTGATGGGCGCGTCTTGATTCCGTGCTCACTCAAAACTGGTTGGTCCACATATCGACGAACAACGCCGCTGACGCCGCAGCCGATGAATATCCATTTTCTTTTACTCATATCGAAAAGAATGCTCCATCTGCTTGATTGGTTCGCGGCCTATCGCCAAAATACGATATGAAATGTGTTTTGAATAGACAAAATTTGAATCAAATGAAATGATCTGATATGCCGATTCAACGGTTTGGATTCATCAGCGACACCCACGGCGAAGTCCATCCGGCTCTCACCGAATTGTTCGCGGGCGTACAAGCGATTTATCATGGCGGCGACGTGGTCGGCGCTCAAGTCTTGGATGCGCTCAATGCCATTGCGCCTACCTTCGCGGTTGCGGGCAACTGCGATTCGCTCGGCGATGGGCTTCCCCTATCGCGCGTAGTAGACGCTCCCTTTGGACGAATTGGCATTGCGCACGGGCACCTGTATTCAGCCGACAAAATACAGCGTTACCGCCAGATGCTAACGGAATTCAAAGGCGACGACGTGCGCGTGATCCTCACTGGACACAGCCATCAACAGCATTTGGAATTCAGCAATAATATTTTCCTCGTCAATCCCGGCTCGGCGTCGCGTCCGCGTTTAAAGATGCAATCATCCGTCTGCATGATGGAATGGGACCCGCAGACGGACTTGTTGCGGTTTGATTTTGTTCCGCTGAAATGCTAACGATGGCTTAGATGAAACGTGAACTGGGGAGATCGTGATGAAATCGCAACGGCTTCTTTTGGCTTGCCTGCCTTGCCTCATCGTTTGGATGGGGTGTTCTTCTGAGAAATCGGTCGAGGTCGGGCCGCTGCAGCCGATCGAATCCCGCTCATTCTATATGGGCTTCACGCCGTTTCCGTCTGATATCACGATTGACGCCGTTGTCGCCGCGCAGCAGTTTGCCGTTCAACACGGCGACTTGATCTCTCACCATCTCGAGCAGGGCGTGCCCTGGACGGAAGCGCTCAGCAATCAGCCCTACCATGAAAAATTAATCAATGAGTGGAATAGCCGGGTTGAGTATTCCAAAGGGAAAAAGATATTTCTGTCGCTCAATGCGCTCAACGACGGCCGCAATGGACTGGCAATGTATCGCGGCGAAAAAGACAACATGCCGCTGCCGGAGGCGTTTGTCGGCAAGGCGCTCAATGACCCCGATGTGAAAACCGCGTATCTGAATTTTTGCCGACGCGCCATTGAGACCTTCAAGCCCGATTATTTCGCCATCGGTATCGAAGTCAACGAACTGATTCACAATGCGCCTGACCAATGGCCTGCGTACAAAGAGTTGTACTTATTTATTTATCAGGAACTCAAAGCCGCGTATCCCGATTTGCCGTTGATGGCGACGGTCTCGCTGCATAATTTGACGAACAAAGGCTGGAAAGACCTCGAATTTCAACAGAAAGAAATTAAAGAACTGCTGGAATCTATCGACATTCTGGGCATCAGTTTTTATCCCTTCATGGCTGGATATAACGAGCGCCCGGTCGAACAATTACAGTGGCTGCGTGAATTTACTGACAAGCCGATTGCGATTTCAGAAACAGGTTATCTGGCTGAGACGCTGACGCTTGATTCGTATAATCTGAAAATTCCCGGTTCGCAGGCGAAGCAGTTGGCGTATATCGAGACGCTTTTAGATGCGGCGCAGAATGACGACTATCTCTTCGTCGTGCAGTTTTTAACCCGCGACTACGACGCGCTATGGAACTCGATCCAGTCGTTTGCGCCGGAAGCGTTTAAGGTGTG is a window of Candidatus Hinthialibacter antarcticus DNA encoding:
- a CDS encoding metallophosphoesterase family protein — its product is MPIQRFGFISDTHGEVHPALTELFAGVQAIYHGGDVVGAQVLDALNAIAPTFAVAGNCDSLGDGLPLSRVVDAPFGRIGIAHGHLYSADKIQRYRQMLTEFKGDDVRVILTGHSHQQHLEFSNNIFLVNPGSASRPRLKMQSSVCMMEWDPQTDLLRFDFVPLKC
- a CDS encoding glycosyl hydrolase 53 family protein, with the translated sequence MKSQRLLLACLPCLIVWMGCSSEKSVEVGPLQPIESRSFYMGFTPFPSDITIDAVVAAQQFAVQHGDLISHHLEQGVPWTEALSNQPYHEKLINEWNSRVEYSKGKKIFLSLNALNDGRNGLAMYRGEKDNMPLPEAFVGKALNDPDVKTAYLNFCRRAIETFKPDYFAIGIEVNELIHNAPDQWPAYKELYLFIYQELKAAYPDLPLMATVSLHNLTNKGWKDLEFQQKEIKELLESIDILGISFYPFMAGYNERPVEQLQWLREFTDKPIAISETGYLAETLTLDSYNLKIPGSQAKQLAYIETLLDAAQNDDYLFVVQFLTRDYDALWNSIQSFAPEAFKVWRDTGMEDERGVPRPALQVWDHYHNAPYKRTHTDTE